A single region of the Armatimonadota bacterium genome encodes:
- a CDS encoding pyridine nucleotide-disulfide oxidoreductase yields MSHTHVVVLGAGFGGLSAVKVLAQDRRVRVTVIDRNNYHLFQPLLYQVAIAGLEAPQVAWPIRAMFRRYPNARFWMGSVESVDPIDKRVWVDGKPVSYDYLVVSLGSTSHDYGIPGVRENAIPLKSLGHAMAIRDRVLSAVEEAVRTAESSRRQALLTFVVVGGGPTGVELAGALAELKRHVLVRDYPEIAPEEMRIVLIEAGDRLLGYLSPESSVYTRRTLEQLGVTVLTGCAVSEVTPFGVYLRGGSFIPSYLVIWTAGVRGMSLPGLPEGSNGRIPTTPELYIPETPDIYVVGDLNGLMVGGKPLPQVAPLAKQQGAWAARNILRRIHGHPELPFRYRDKGNLVTIGRNHAVGEVRGVRFTGRLAWLTWLAVHIYYLTGLRNRLMVLGNWIYSYLTYDFAVRVIHRKQHFPYPSEEETPLETAPLAHLPE; encoded by the coding sequence ATGTCCCACACACATGTGGTCGTGCTCGGCGCAGGTTTCGGTGGTCTGAGCGCGGTGAAAGTGCTGGCGCAAGACCGCCGCGTGCGCGTGACGGTGATAGATAGAAACAACTACCACCTGTTTCAGCCCCTGCTGTATCAGGTAGCGATAGCCGGTCTGGAGGCGCCTCAGGTTGCCTGGCCCATCCGTGCCATGTTCCGCCGCTACCCCAATGCTCGCTTCTGGATGGGCAGTGTGGAGTCGGTAGACCCGATAGACAAGCGCGTGTGGGTAGATGGCAAGCCGGTGTCCTACGATTACCTGGTGGTATCGCTGGGAAGCACCTCGCACGATTACGGCATTCCGGGCGTACGCGAGAACGCCATCCCGTTGAAGTCGTTAGGTCATGCGATGGCTATCCGCGACAGGGTACTCAGTGCGGTTGAGGAAGCGGTGAGGACGGCAGAATCATCGCGCAGGCAAGCGCTGCTCACCTTTGTCGTCGTAGGTGGCGGTCCGACGGGAGTGGAACTGGCTGGTGCGCTGGCGGAGCTGAAAAGGCACGTGCTGGTGCGGGATTATCCTGAGATTGCGCCTGAAGAGATGCGCATTGTGCTTATCGAGGCAGGGGATCGTCTGCTCGGATACCTCTCACCAGAATCGTCCGTCTACACCCGACGCACGCTGGAGCAGCTGGGAGTGACGGTTCTGACGGGCTGTGCGGTCTCAGAGGTAACCCCCTTCGGGGTTTACCTGAGGGGTGGCAGTTTCATTCCCAGCTATCTGGTCATCTGGACAGCGGGTGTGCGCGGAATGAGTCTCCCCGGCTTACCTGAGGGGAGCAACGGGCGCATCCCTACCACACCGGAATTGTATATTCCAGAAACGCCGGATATCTACGTGGTGGGAGACCTGAACGGGCTGATGGTCGGGGGAAAACCTCTGCCGCAGGTGGCTCCTCTGGCAAAGCAGCAGGGCGCCTGGGCAGCCCGCAACATCCTGCGACGCATACATGGGCATCCCGAACTGCCTTTCCGCTATCGCGATAAGGGAAACCTGGTAACCATCGGGCGCAATCACGCTGTCGGTGAGGTACGAGGCGTCCGCTTCACAGGACGTCTGGCGTGGTTGACGTGGCTGGCAGTGCATATCTACTACCTGACCGGCTTGCGCAATCGCCTGATGGTACTGGGGAACTGGATATACAGCTACCTCACGTACGATTTCGCCGTGCGCGTCATTCACCGCAAACAGCACTTCCCATATCCATCTGAGGAAGAAACACCTTTGGAGACGGCTCCGCTTGCCCACCTTCCCGAATAA
- a CDS encoding 6-phosphogluconate dehydrogenase, whose protein sequence is MTGHIGVIGLGMMGKHYLQHLLQAGYRVYALDLDTERLAWAQEQGAAIAGNPREIAESCDVILLAVPGNREVRAVMEKEDGVFAALRPEHLIVNTSTTHPHLDEDMAQRCAQRGAAWIDAPVTWRAQGLIVMTGGDPEHVERAMPILEAFAYKVVHVGQAGMGQRLKAVNQLIGACQLAVWCEAAEFARGIGLEPEQIRDVLELPIPDSVLGDDFAGSGQLVLHYKDLGYILELAHEHETAVPLTGVVHEVFKAVKHLGEPDWTQPGIVTYWRRINRQQHGPGR, encoded by the coding sequence ATGACCGGGCACATCGGCGTCATTGGACTGGGCATGATGGGCAAGCACTACCTGCAACACCTGCTTCAGGCAGGGTACAGGGTGTATGCGCTGGACTTAGACACCGAGCGCCTCGCGTGGGCGCAGGAGCAGGGCGCAGCCATCGCAGGCAATCCCAGGGAGATAGCGGAATCCTGCGACGTCATCTTGCTGGCGGTGCCTGGCAATCGTGAAGTGCGAGCGGTCATGGAGAAAGAGGATGGCGTCTTTGCGGCGTTGCGCCCCGAACACCTGATAGTGAACACCAGTACCACACATCCCCATCTGGATGAAGACATGGCTCAACGATGCGCACAACGCGGCGCTGCATGGATAGACGCTCCCGTCACGTGGCGCGCACAGGGGCTTATCGTGATGACGGGAGGTGATCCCGAACACGTTGAGCGGGCAATGCCGATACTGGAAGCCTTCGCCTATAAGGTAGTTCATGTGGGTCAGGCGGGCATGGGACAACGGCTGAAGGCGGTGAACCAGCTCATCGGGGCGTGTCAGCTGGCGGTGTGGTGTGAGGCGGCGGAGTTCGCTCGCGGCATCGGACTGGAGCCCGAGCAGATACGCGATGTGCTGGAGTTGCCCATTCCCGACAGCGTGCTGGGCGACGACTTCGCCGGGAGCGGGCAACTGGTGCTGCACTACAAGGACCTGGGTTATATTCTCGAACTCGCGCATGAGCACGAGACCGCTGTTCCGTTGACAGGTGTCGTGCATGAGGTGTTCAAAGCGGTCAAGCATCTCGGTGAGCCTGACTGGACGCAACCGGGCATCGTCACCTACTGGAGGAGGATAAACCGCCAGCAGCACGGACCGGGGCGATAA
- a CDS encoding membrane protein, producing MPEREDSNLVLQRLEQLERRIEELTQRVERVEQQARPSAPAETAVPTPAEPSTPRDEIAAQPVIPPPPMVPPLSEEVVSRITPEPAETPPPSEPVPPVISLATEAEAPGLGASWEQLVGGKGALWIGSIATFFALAFFLAYTWQLLGDVFKLVVGFTAGAALLAFGEHSRKRVERWFSEGISGAGIAVLYLSIWAGAQRYHLFSFEVSFALMAATVFLGVLLALRYDAMSLSILATIGGFLTPVLLRSEGGTSTTPYPLLTYVTVLNAGILAVSLYRQWRALVWLSFFATILLVLGWAEGSYQESFRWAVFAYVTLNFLLFLGCACFRSLIQRASTQAEELLLVFADTGVYTLAGYALVGEALGSYPSAFALVLAVLFGGLSMLVHQRAPQNRSLRDSLGGIALFFLTIAVPMQLKQDWLVVGWSVQAAVLVALGLRLNSPLLHRAGQIVWMMSLLALAAVVLTVEAQRHLLFLNERGLPLLTAVAATTWMAVESRRAQAIRDELAPWYSALAVLGGAWLLAQETSFAVEWRSSRLGQAWQAVAMYAIAIVWAVYSPLLHWLGTKVSDLWVRFGALLVATLAAVLPVWAMASAPVDTWTPFWNIRWFSTLLVSVLLAVLAWMVAREQQRATPEEAQAFGYLAVLVSILLWIGLSAEVYLGFRAWRMSIDPQLWAVAAWFALVALWSVLGALFVALGVTWNLFGMRLLGYVAGGAAVVVLLMYSLFTLPGSATSVAWVPILNLRALAFIVSTLSAVWIAVLLSRHSSQSTSSEVSLTGGIVALAVVVLLWGITQETYEAFYYWHVTGALQGNWQRVAQMAISLVWTLFGAVMLIVGIVRSLQPVRLAALGLLGFTALKVFLYDLSFLDTPMRILSFGGLGLTLIAISWLYSRYGIGRTGSLRHT from the coding sequence ATGCCTGAGCGCGAGGACTCGAACCTTGTCCTGCAGCGGTTAGAACAACTGGAGCGTCGGATCGAAGAGCTGACGCAGCGAGTGGAGCGGGTAGAACAGCAGGCACGTCCCTCAGCACCTGCAGAGACAGCAGTCCCCACGCCTGCAGAACCATCCACTCCACGCGACGAGATCGCGGCGCAACCCGTTATTCCTCCGCCTCCGATGGTGCCGCCCCTTTCAGAGGAAGTTGTTTCTCGCATCACCCCTGAGCCTGCCGAAACGCCCCCTCCCTCCGAACCTGTTCCTCCGGTGATCTCGTTGGCAACAGAAGCGGAGGCACCAGGACTCGGTGCCAGCTGGGAGCAGCTGGTGGGAGGGAAAGGCGCGCTCTGGATTGGCTCTATCGCCACCTTTTTCGCGCTCGCCTTTTTCCTCGCGTACACGTGGCAATTGCTGGGCGACGTGTTCAAGCTGGTTGTAGGGTTCACGGCGGGTGCCGCTTTGCTTGCGTTTGGCGAGCACTCGCGCAAGCGGGTAGAGCGATGGTTTAGCGAGGGCATCTCGGGTGCAGGGATTGCGGTGCTGTATCTCAGCATCTGGGCAGGAGCACAACGCTATCACCTCTTCTCCTTCGAGGTCTCCTTCGCCCTGATGGCGGCAACCGTGTTTCTGGGGGTTTTACTTGCTCTGCGCTACGATGCGATGAGCCTCAGTATACTCGCTACTATTGGCGGCTTCCTGACGCCGGTGCTACTCCGTTCGGAAGGCGGCACATCTACCACACCGTATCCGCTTCTCACCTACGTAACGGTTCTGAACGCGGGTATCCTTGCCGTGTCGCTCTACCGGCAGTGGCGTGCGCTGGTGTGGCTGAGCTTCTTTGCCACCATCCTGCTGGTGCTGGGCTGGGCAGAAGGTAGCTATCAGGAAAGTTTCCGCTGGGCGGTTTTCGCATACGTCACGCTGAACTTCCTGCTGTTTCTGGGATGCGCCTGCTTCCGCAGTCTGATACAGCGTGCCAGCACGCAGGCGGAGGAGCTGTTGCTGGTCTTTGCCGATACGGGCGTGTATACGCTGGCGGGTTACGCCCTGGTAGGCGAAGCGCTGGGGAGTTATCCATCCGCTTTCGCTCTGGTGCTGGCAGTGCTTTTCGGCGGGCTGAGCATGCTCGTCCACCAGAGGGCTCCTCAAAACCGCAGCCTGCGAGACAGCCTGGGAGGCATCGCGCTGTTCTTTCTCACCATTGCGGTACCGATGCAGCTGAAGCAGGACTGGCTGGTGGTGGGTTGGAGCGTGCAGGCGGCGGTGCTGGTGGCGTTGGGGCTGCGTTTGAACAGCCCGCTGCTGCATCGAGCGGGGCAAATCGTGTGGATGATGAGCCTTCTCGCTTTGGCGGCGGTCGTGCTGACTGTGGAAGCGCAAAGGCATCTGCTTTTCTTGAACGAGCGCGGTTTGCCCCTGTTGACGGCGGTCGCGGCGACCACTTGGATGGCGGTGGAGAGTCGGCGAGCGCAAGCGATAAGAGACGAGCTCGCGCCATGGTACAGTGCACTGGCTGTGCTGGGTGGAGCGTGGTTGCTGGCGCAGGAGACCTCCTTCGCGGTGGAGTGGCGATCCTCTCGGCTCGGGCAAGCGTGGCAGGCGGTGGCGATGTATGCAATAGCCATTGTCTGGGCGGTATATTCCCCGCTCTTGCACTGGCTGGGCACAAAGGTGAGCGACCTGTGGGTGCGCTTCGGTGCGCTCCTCGTAGCGACGCTGGCAGCGGTACTGCCGGTATGGGCGATGGCTTCTGCGCCTGTGGACACGTGGACTCCTTTCTGGAATATCCGCTGGTTCTCTACCTTGCTGGTGAGCGTCCTGCTGGCAGTTCTGGCATGGATGGTAGCACGCGAACAGCAGCGTGCCACCCCGGAGGAGGCACAAGCGTTCGGCTACCTTGCGGTGCTGGTCAGCATCCTGTTGTGGATAGGGCTTTCCGCAGAAGTGTATCTGGGCTTCCGAGCGTGGCGGATGTCCATAGACCCGCAGCTGTGGGCGGTCGCGGCGTGGTTTGCGCTCGTGGCTCTGTGGAGCGTGCTGGGTGCTCTGTTCGTCGCGCTGGGCGTCACATGGAATCTGTTCGGAATGCGTTTGCTGGGTTATGTGGCGGGTGGTGCAGCGGTAGTGGTGTTGCTGATGTACTCGCTGTTCACCCTGCCCGGTTCAGCAACATCCGTTGCATGGGTTCCCATATTGAATCTGCGTGCGCTGGCATTTATCGTAAGCACGCTTTCAGCGGTGTGGATAGCGGTGCTTCTCAGCCGACATTCATCGCAGAGTACCTCGTCGGAGGTATCGCTCACAGGAGGCATCGTCGCGCTGGCGGTGGTGGTATTGCTATGGGGAATCACTCAGGAGACCTATGAGGCGTTCTACTACTGGCATGTTACAGGCGCGCTGCAGGGCAACTGGCAGCGTGTGGCGCAGATGGCGATTTCGCTGGTGTGGACGCTGTTCGGGGCGGTGATGCTGATCGTGGGGATTGTGCGTTCTCTGCAACCGGTGCGGCTCGCTGCGTTAGGGTTGCTGGGCTTTACCGCGCTGAAGGTGTTCCTGTATGACCTGAGCTTTCTGGATACGCCGATGCGCATTCTGTCGTTTGGAGGTCTCGGGCTCACACTGATAGCCATCTCGTGGCTGTATAGCCGATACGGAATCGGCAGAACAGGTAGCCTGCGGCATACCTGA
- a CDS encoding lactoylglutathione lyase: MSAKGLGNTTVAQIAIVVRDIEEACKRWSQILGQPIPNVIITEPGNEVHMTYRGQPSNAQAKLAFFNLGQVQLELIEPIGEPSTWKEALDKNGESVHHIAFWTEDMQASADFLRQHGISLIQRGDMGEGQYAYFDAQQQLGVQIELLERVRKARVE; encoded by the coding sequence ATGTCGGCAAAAGGTCTGGGAAACACCACCGTCGCGCAGATTGCCATCGTGGTGCGCGACATTGAGGAAGCCTGCAAGCGGTGGTCGCAGATTCTCGGGCAACCGATACCGAACGTCATCATCACCGAGCCGGGCAACGAGGTGCACATGACCTACCGGGGTCAACCCAGCAACGCGCAAGCGAAACTGGCGTTTTTCAACCTCGGACAGGTACAGCTGGAGCTGATAGAACCCATCGGTGAGCCCAGCACGTGGAAGGAAGCACTGGACAAGAACGGCGAGTCGGTGCACCACATCGCCTTCTGGACAGAGGACATGCAAGCTAGCGCGGATTTTCTCCGACAGCACGGTATCTCGCTGATTCAGCGCGGCGATATGGGGGAAGGACAGTATGCTTACTTTGATGCTCAACAGCAGCTGGGCGTGCAGATAGAGCTGCTGGAGCGGGTGCGCAAAGCGCGGGTGGAATAA
- a CDS encoding tRNA/rRNA methyltransferase: MPGKTLRSKTAIRRLHEQYAAEYGRKMTITFLLQDWDDPYNVGGMFRVADAVGAKELIMTGHTPLPPHPQIHVTSMGHHRRIPFRYFEHHEEAIARLKREGYHLVAIEIAEDARHYKDYPYPEKVCFVVGNEVNGVYNKVLAMCDGAVFIPMAGKGKSLNVVVAAAVVAFEAWQQPEHEEGSTSPLPPVETIPAPFEQ; the protein is encoded by the coding sequence ATGCCGGGCAAGACGCTGCGTTCGAAGACCGCCATCCGTCGTCTGCACGAACAGTATGCTGCCGAATACGGCAGGAAGATGACCATCACCTTCCTGCTGCAGGACTGGGATGACCCCTATAACGTGGGCGGGATGTTTCGCGTGGCGGATGCGGTGGGCGCAAAGGAGCTGATCATGACGGGGCACACGCCTCTTCCCCCGCATCCGCAGATTCACGTCACCTCCATGGGACATCATCGGCGTATCCCCTTCCGCTACTTCGAACATCATGAAGAGGCGATCGCCCGCTTGAAGAGGGAAGGCTATCATCTGGTGGCGATAGAAATCGCGGAGGACGCCAGGCATTACAAAGACTACCCCTACCCCGAAAAGGTCTGTTTCGTCGTCGGCAACGAGGTGAACGGGGTATACAACAAGGTGCTGGCGATGTGCGACGGGGCGGTGTTTATCCCCATGGCGGGCAAAGGCAAATCGTTGAATGTGGTGGTGGCGGCGGCAGTAGTGGCATTTGAGGCGTGGCAACAGCCCGAGCACGAGGAGGGTTCTACGAGTCCTCTGCCCCCTGTAGAAACCATTCCAGCGCCGTTTGAACAGTAA